The Gemmatimonadota bacterium region CATTCCTCGGTGGGCAACTCGCCGCATTTTTTATCCAGGTTTTCCAGATGTTTTGCTATGGCGTCCAGTGCGTGACGGAAATGCGGCATCTCTACCTCTATCGACATCAGATTATCGGACAGTGCTATGCTGTTGGTGTTAGCTCTTTGCCCCTGGTCTGCCTGATTTCGGCTTTTAGCGGGATGGCGGTCGCTATTCAGACGGCTTATCAGATGGAAGAGTACGTGCCCGACTATATGGTTGGTGCGCTTATGGTCCGCTCTGTGATACTCGTGCTGTCACCCATTTTGTTGGGTCTCGTGCTCGCGGGCAGGGTGGGTGCGGGCATTGCTTCTGAACTCGGCACTATGAAAGTCTCAGAGCAAGTGGATGCGCTCACGTCAATGGCTGTCGATCCAGTGGGATATCTGATGTTGCCCCGCATGCTCGCTGGCGCGATTATGGTTCCAGTTCTCGTGATTTATTCCTTTTTGGTCGCGAATATCTGCGGGTTTGGTATGTCGATGATCAAGATGGCTATTACGCCTACAGAGTTGGTCAAAGGTATGAAGCTCTATTTTGAGGTGTATGATGTTTTTGTCGGGTTGGTCAAATCCGTTGTTTATGGTGGGTTGCTGACGTTTATGGGGTCTTACATGGGACTTTGCACCGCGGGCGGCGCACAGGGCGTTGGACGGGCTGCCACGGCTGCAGTTGTGATATCTTCCGCGCTCGTTCTCATTCTCGATTATTTTTTAACACACGCGTTGTTGTATTAAACTATGGCAAATGAAACGGCTATTGAGTTTGTCGAGGTGTTTAAGTCTTTTGAAGCACAACCCGTGCTGAAAGGGCTTGACCTGCGGGTTCCCCAGTCTGAGATTACGACGATTTTGGGACCGAGTGGATGCGGCAAAAGTGTGACCTTAAAGCATGTGATTGGGATTGAGCGGGCTGATGAGGGAAAGGTCGTTGTTGCCGGTTATGACATGGAGCGGATTCGCCATGGCGAGTTGATCGAGTTGCGCAAGCGCATCGGGGTTTTATTTCAGTCTTCGGCACTTTTTGATTCTATGACGGTGAAGGAAAATGTGGCTTTTGGGTTGCGTATGCACACCAGGATGTCCGAAGAAGAAATTTCAGAGCGCGTGCATGTCTGTCTCGATGCTGTGCGGTTGGCGGGTACAGAGGCCAGGATGCCGGTTGAGCTGTCGGGGGGAATGAGGAAACGCGCGGCACTTGCGCGGGCGATTGCAATGGAGCCCGATTTTATTCTTTACGATGAACCCACAACGGGTCTGGATCCAAATACATCCAGTGTTGTGGGTGACTATATACTCAAATTGCAATCGGAACTCAATGTGACATCGGTGGTCGTCACCCACGATAT contains the following coding sequences:
- a CDS encoding ABC transporter permease, with product MGRLFAFLGGQLAAFFIQVFQMFCYGVQCVTEMRHLYLYRHQIIGQCYAVGVSSLPLVCLISAFSGMAVAIQTAYQMEEYVPDYMVGALMVRSVILVLSPILLGLVLAGRVGAGIASELGTMKVSEQVDALTSMAVDPVGYLMLPRMLAGAIMVPVLVIYSFLVANICGFGMSMIKMAITPTELVKGMKLYFEVYDVFVGLVKSVVYGGLLTFMGSYMGLCTAGGAQGVGRAATAAVVISSALVLILDYFLTHALLY
- a CDS encoding ATP-binding cassette domain-containing protein yields the protein MANETAIEFVEVFKSFEAQPVLKGLDLRVPQSEITTILGPSGCGKSVTLKHVIGIERADEGKVVVAGYDMERIRHGELIELRKRIGVLFQSSALFDSMTVKENVAFGLRMHTRMSEEEISERVHVCLDAVRLAGTEARMPVELSGGMRKRAALARAIAMEPDFILYDEPTTGLDPNTSSVVGDYILKLQSELNVTSVVVTHDMPLARRVSDRVALLYEGKAVVQGAMEDVEASGNEVFELFVQGRLG